The Macadamia integrifolia cultivar HAES 741 chromosome 3, SCU_Mint_v3, whole genome shotgun sequence genome segment AGAGGCTGTATAAGTCAAACCCCGTAAAACTTTGGCTGTGTTATCTTGTTCCAAGCCTTGCCAGCATTGCTTCCTAATTGTAGTAACAGCATAGCTTCCTCCAATGTCGACAGAGACTCATTCAAGGTAACCTGACTCTCCTGAAACAACGAACCCATCACAGCCATTGAGCTGCCATGAATGCAACCCCACAACCtccccacaccaccccccccccccccaaaaaaaaaaaagaaaaaaagtcatGGTTCAGGATGATGTTGTGACCCAGATTTGTCTAGGAATCGACACCATTTCAGTATCAGATGAATTTGGAAACGGCATTCTCAtccattttttaatttatctCCGATTGAGAAAGATAAAGACCCTACACGAAATACCCCTAGAATGTTGATTTCTACCCCCAATCAGAAAAACCTTTCCCATATTTTAAAACAGAGCTGAAGATTAATAACCCAAAGACCACATTGAAACAAGTTCAGAGTCCGCAGAAAAGGAGATAGCAATCAGTGATCAATCATAACaattgaaaaaggaaaggagaaaatatttcaggaaacaaaaaagagatcaaATGAACAACCCGTACCTCAGATTCACAGACGTGATGCTTATTTTTCAGTGGATTCTCCATTGACTGTCTGGGTTTCTAACGcagaaatgataaaaaaaaataagaagggtAGGCAAGTAAGGAAAGAAATCGGCAGAGTACAAATGGTAGAAAGAAAGGGTTACCAGAGAATAATCAGGGGTTTGATGGGTCTCGGGGATTCGACCTGTGAAGCAGCACGTTGTGAACTTCTTCATTTATGTTGCAGTGTTAGACTTGAAAATTGGAAAGTGAAGTCTACGAAAAGCGCGggaccaaccaaccaaccaaacGATCAAACTTCCCTTCCCCAGAAGTAAGGAGACAAGTCTGTCTTAAAACTtaatccttttccttcttttctaaattttctcAAACCTTTTCAGTGAAGAATCCTTCACTGGACGTGGGTAAATCCAAACAACAAAGGGAGACTTTGAAGTCCATAATTGGATCATTCCTCCTAATGTACCACTGTTAATATAAACTTCCTAACCCGCAAAGACCTTTTCTCTCTGATCTTTGTCTTTGCTTAGATTGTTTATTTACTTCAGCACCATTCTTCATTCCAACTTGAAGCCTCCATACTTGTATTGCACTGGAAGGTATTTGGTTTTATGAatttattatgaaaatattCTTATTATTTAATGCTTCGCTCCTGCCTGTAATGGTCTTCAATGGCAAGGCAGAAGACTTTGAATCTTGGAATTCTGTTCATTGGTTTGGTAGAGCTGGTTTCAATTTTATGAGCCCTTTTAGGACATTTTCTTTTTGTGATAGCAAGGTAtgaccaagttttccttcacccaccacTTTTTCGCTGATGGATGGGAATCTTTGGTGGGAGTCTTTCAGATTTGATGCAAGAAGAATCATAATCAAGGTATTTACATTGGAATCATGAAACCGTTTGATAAATGattctattttaatttaaaaattaagatcattcaataaatgatttgattttgattttaattatttaaattaattatatttttatttatatatatatatattaaataaggaagaaagaacgTTATCTCTTGGTTTCAGACACACCCTCCCACTGGCCACTCCTGTAAATGTTTACCTGTTCGAAGCGGTAGTGTTCTCTTGCCTATTGAATAAATGACACCTTCATGATCTCACCCCACATTGATGCAAttgtttatattttctttttttacaaaCAATTATCTTTATAATCGGAATATTATCTAGGATCCAGGAAAGCCCTTAAAAACCTTTATtgaaataatcataataatagaAAAGAGTATAAGGGGGTACATAAACCCCACCTTACCCCAATTCATAGAAACATACCACTTTCACCATGTAAAAAAAAGCCCATCAAGAACTAAGAATTTATATTCGAAAAACTAGCAAGCCAACTTTGTCTTCCGGAATGATACGAATAAGATCTCTTGGGAGAATTTAACCTCCAAAAATAAtcattcaaatttaaaaagatattgtaagtttatattaaataattgttTATGTAAGAGTATGTTTATATTGAATAATTGcttatgatttattttatgAGAAAAGGTTATCGAGTGCTACAATTTCTATGAAACCACTTAATAAacagttcagttttgatttcacATATTTAATACATGATTCAGTTTCAGTTCCTACTTCTGacaaccaaaatcgaaccaaaccataCCATTTAACCAAAACCACACCATTTAACACCCTTAATTATACCTTAACTCTCCAGCTTTCTCTTTACCGTGGATGAAAAAACCTCCCTTTAATAAGGTATCTAATGTTTGGACTAAATCTTCCTTCATTTCCCCTGAAGAAtgaatctctctttttttttttaatccatggGTTTTGATAGTTGGACGGAACTCTTGATCCGGATAATGTGAACGACATTTTGAACTTCATACATCAACAAGGTGCAAAGAGGATAATGACATCCGATGGTTAGATTCTCTTCACCCACGGTGAAAACAAACTTTTTCCCTAATGTTATAATCACTTATCTCATGTTGGAGAGATTCCATACTTTATTGCtattggattgaatgtgactggGAATGGAGAAAGCCCCTCCggaaaaaaaattggtggaAGTGGCTACATGTAAGCGTTTTCAGGCACAGCAGAATCATCAGGAGATTCCAACTTTCCACCCTCTTATAAGCTATCCACCAGCCACATTGGTTTGATCAATGTACTGCAAACCCTGCCTCTTTGATCCCTCCATACATCCACAGTGAAGATCAGTTGTTGGGGCCATCTAACTTTGTATGCATTTATATGAACTTGGATGCAATTTCTTTCAAAATCCTCAGGAAGCTGTACACATTGTTTGTTCATGAAAAGACCATATTTGGAAATTACAACATTTTGAAACTGGGAAAGAGTACCAAGAAGTAACGGCGTGGCAAAAAAAACGAGAGTAAAAATCTATAATCACAGACATACAGCTCAAGGAAACCTTCTCCATCATCCATGAATTCTTTAGTCAACGGAATAAAAAAATACTGGACATGGCAATCAAATCTACGAAGATTCGATGGATCTACGAGCACACCGCCGCACTCTCCTGCAAGCCACATAATTGAAGAAATCAGTTGAAACTGGTCTCATTCTGGTAAACCAAAAATGAGCAGGGAAAAAAACGAAAACAAGCCTACTGGTAAGTTACAGACCTGTTAAAAGCCTGGCGATCATGTTGATACAGCTGAGCAGCTTCAGGATTTGCAGGACTTGCTGGGTTTGGATCAGTGAGAAGTGACTGCAACATTTAGAGAACCATTAAGAAAAGTTTTTACATATAACCCACCTTGTTGAATGCATGGTGTGTGAGTGCATGACTAGACCATATGCTGGGCATGCTGTTCATGAAGATGGACTGAAGGGTTATATGAAAATTTACCTGAATTGATGTCAAAATAGTAGAGACATTGTGACAGGGCGACCATGCATCCTGGATGATGTCCATGCAAAGGGTACCATCACGATAAACTGCATaccatttataaaaaaaaataaaaataaataaataaaaaggtatTTAAACATGTGAAGAATCTTCATCAGCAGATGAAAAAAGCAATTACTAGAATaatgtaaaagaacaaaaatgtaTTTAAACTTCCATTGAAATGAAATAGCACATAAAATATAGCCTCCTGATTTCCCTTGCATGATGAAAGCAAAGACATCATAAGAAATTCACAACTATTAGTTTGTACTGAAACCATATAGTAATACAAGTCTTTAAATTATAACAAATTCACATCATTTGGTGGTAAATTTTTCCAAGTGATAAATCTTCGATTCTTTGACTTTCTCCTCAATGTCAAACACCACGAGGTCAATTTTGCAATcccaatgtaaaaaaaaataaattttttttaaataaataaataaataaaaataaaagcctATAAGAAATTCATAACAAGAAGTCTGTAACTTGTATATACAAAGACTCTAAGAAGGATATTCCACCAGGAACTAGGAAGTAGATATCAGATCTCTCCCGTAAATTTTCCAATTATTATCGTAAGTTGTTAGATTGTTGTCCCattaaaaaatgtgattttataAATACACTTAGATGAAATGTCAGAGCAGaaacaggagagagaaagagataccGACTGAACTTCAGCTTCAGACACATTTATCAAAAAGTTAAGGAATAGTGAAATGCAGTTGTAGAATCTTTACATATTAAGTGATAACTGAGCTTCCATGAAATTAAATGCACAACCTAAGACTACAAAATGTAAAGCAGTGTTATTCATCTGAGAATGAAGAAAGTGTAGATCAGCTTTCTGGGGACTCACAGATATGACTGATTTGTAGTTCTGAACTGGTGTAAACGAAAATTTTCAAAGAGAGATATTTCAATTATGTTTTAAAGCTAACATGTGTTTCTCAATAACAAGACTATCATAACAAGTAGAGCAACTAATCATTGCAACTGACAGTTTATAAATGGAGACAACTTAGCAACAATCTCAAAATAATATTTCAGCATGAATATTAGTAGAAAATAACAGCCCAATGCCACTGGGAAGAACAATTTGTATGAAGTACCATTTTCTCAGCTTCTTGTTAGGTAGTTCTTATTCaatttagaaacatttttttttaaatttccagTTAATGATAAACATTTTTAGCTCATAGAAGTTAATCAAGTCTCTACCAGCCAAGTAATATCTAGAACATTTCGGCTGCCAGCACTCCATAGCAGTTCCATGTTTATGTTTTGTGACAGGGGAAGAAACTCAGATCTCTAAAATACAGTAATAGAAATATTTTGTGGTAAGTACAGACCTTTCAAGCATCTGTCAGTATGGAAGCTAGTTCTTTTTAGATTACGCAAGGGACTTAAGGATTTCAAAAACTAGCCTTGGCCCTCTCTTTGCCATGACCTTTTGTCCATCTTGTGGGAAGATGGAAGTTGTATTTAATTCCTTCacaagttttatttttatatttgcaAATAACAAAAAAGTGATAAAGGAATGAGAAAAAGCAAATGACAACATATATTACCCACCAACAGAAAGTGGCTCAAAACAAACAACCAACATGTCACAAGGAATACCAATCCCAAAAGACAACCTAGGATGTACAAACCCTCTGCTTAGCCAACTTAACAGCCAGCTCATAGAATcaatatttgattttgaaagatATCACATCCCTTGATACAATTTTTATGGTTATTCTTGAAATACTTATTGTTTCttatccccccacccccaccccaaaaaaaatatatatatatataaaaggcaaTGTAAAAAATTACTTAAAAACATCAACTTTATCTTCCTCTGAAAGTACAGTTCCTGAAATTTTGAACATTTGTTGTGCATAAATGTACAAGCAGAATCTTTTATTTCCCTCTCTTGGGATAGAGTTCAACAACTATCCCTGTAGATGCTTTTGTAAGGTCTGTACTTtccacaaaataaataagaggCAACTACAGGGATAGTTTTTGAACTCTATCCCTGTAGATGCTTATGCTCTTACCTGCTTTTCCACTGTATGGATACAGCATCTCCAGAGAATGGCATGTATAGGGATTTGAGATAATATATCCCTTCACAcagcttgattgtaataaaaagATGCAAAGTTGCCTATAGCAAACTCCACCTCCACCCCAACCCTCACCCCTCCCCCCACtacccacccccccaccccgctcctcagaaaaaaaaaaagagttttcaaTGTGTGTGAGGTTTGGAATAAAAGGAGAGCCAGGTGTTGCTAAAAACCATTACAGTTGAACTCAGTTTATGTGGCCTCGGGAAATTAACAGTGGAGTTCCAATATGAGTgacaagaagagaaagaaaccaaGAGAGAGGATTGCTAGTACACATTCCAATTAGGGGAAACTTAAAAAACTAGGTGTGCTTCTATAGTTCTATTGATGGTTTAAAAGCATAATTCTATGATATACACCATTTCTTGGGAGTGGAGGTAGTGCCATAATTTATTCCTATTCCCACTCCAAGATATTGCAAGTTCATTTATGAATAATGCCATGAATCACTATGTGGACAAATTCTTATATACAAGCACACGTATACCTGAGACCATGCAAGTAAGTTATGTTAGAATGCAACCATCccaatcttttcttctctctagaTTCTTTAGAACATATTGAAACCTCCTATTCTTAATTTCTAGAGAAGAGGGGGTTGTCTCAGGCTTTTGCCATTCCAGACTTGAACCAAGCAACAGAGATCGAGGCATTTTTCTTACCTTGCACAGCAAGAGTAAGCAGTAAACTCGAAAAGACAAACTGATGAAGTATCAAGATAACACAATAACTCAAAaacatttcaaagaaaaagaaaaccccaaaGGTTCAGAGCAAGAGAATGATGTCAAAATATCATGATATGCCTGTGTCCATTTCACAGGAAGCAACGTTTAGTTACCCATGTATGTAACCAAGACATGGTGCATGCTAGGAAGTCTTCAATTTCCCCTCCAAAATTCCTTGTTTGGAGCACCAAAAATGATTAAGAAcctataattttaaaaattgcaTAAAATCCACCCCAATTGACTCAGAAAGAGCTAATCGGATAATAGTAGACCAACTCTCAGAAGTCAGAACAGCAAGGAGTAACACATTCAACACTCAAATAGAACCAAATACTGAAGCAACAAGAACCAATTAGTAGATGCAGCTCAAACACGGAACGCTATTCAATCATAATTTGAGAGGAATGAAGGCCGAAGGCCGAAGGCATTGGCATTATCCATGAAAATAACAGATCCACAGATGTCACAACAAAATGAGAATGACACTAACCATTGGGATGGAAAATTTCCGAGGTGAAGCGAACACGAGGGGGTTTCCCGGGATAGTTATCCCCGAAAATCAACCGCAACCCAAAAACACCACCTGAAATTTTATACACAAAATTGAGAATCCGATTTAGAGCAAAACCAAAGTAAAAAATAGAAGCAATCCCACTGCTTTCCTTTAAAAGAATCCGATCTACCTTCCCAAGGAGTCTCATCAGGACCGAATATGCTTGCACTCCAAACGAACAAATTGTCTTCAGATAATGGACTGGCGCTGCATCCCTGATTCAAGAAAACAACAAaggattcaattcaattcaatctgAATTCTAAAGGCATTTAACAATTCAAGAACATActtcataataaaaaataaaaaatacaaaaatcctCCCCAATCACCTCCGGAGGCTCGTTTATGATGGTTTTGAGATCGGACATAAGCCGAAGCTGCGCGGACGACGATGAAGACGCCATGGTCGTAGGTCAGTAACAAATCGCAAACCCAAATAAGAGAAGGAACTCTCGCTTCTCTCTAATCCGTAGAACACACAAAATCAACGCAGAAGAAGCATATAACTCGAATTAGCAGAAAGATCGATCGGgaacaactgaaaaagaaaaggagaaagcaATTGGCTTTTTTTTAATAGCTGGTGACAATAATTCGGAACAAGAAgagcaatttttatttttattttttaaaattttttgttatATACCTGTAACCTAATCGTTTCCCGCaaaaaaggaatcaaaattCTCACCTTCCTCCCTGGTAATTTCCTCTTCGTTGCAACTTGCCAGTGGGGTTTGCTGTAACCCAAGTGTTACTCCAAAAGGACCAACAAAGTCCATTTTGGAATTCGGATCGATCCTTCCTCAAATTCCCTATTCTAGTTTCCTATTCCTGCGAGAcccctctctcccctctttaCTATCGACTATTAATCTTGACTGCTGACTTCTCTAGTCAAACTATTTTTTTGTACGGACTCACCGATTGGATCTCTCCAACTACTCTCCCAGACTCAAACATGCGTGTGGCTGTATGCTTACCATTTGAGCTGCGTGCCATCCAATGGATTCAGATCTTCTCTAATGCCACTAGACGTCTAATACGCATTTAGTAATTGAAAGGACATAAAGGGGCACATGTGATTTGGGTATGTGTTCGAGTCCCCTAACCATTTGATGCTCACTGGATTTTCAATAGTATTGAAGAGGATTCAGTTCCCCGAGTATTGGGCtgcatccccccccccctttttaggTATTAGATTGTGTGCATATGCCTGATTGGAGGGAGAGTCGTTGGGAAGGACTTGAGGATTCATAGCTTGATCTTTTATCTAATGGCCATACTTTATGTCAATTCAAGGTATGGTCATGATCTGATGGTACCAGGGAAATAGAGGACAGaagatttttttggaagaaataaaggaagaatgATTTAAAAAGCCTTTATTGTGAGGTAAGGATGatagtaagggtgtcaatgaccggttttggttttggttttggttttggtttctattGAGTTGAGTTGAAATTTGTTAAGTTGAAATTCATTTCGCTTTCAGTTCAATACAGTCCGGATTTTTACCTGTTCCTCTTACCAAATTACTATTGGTCCTCGCTAGCTAGGTCAGATTGGAGCAACATTGTATGAGAACATATTATCCATCTTCGGGGACAAGGGGTGGAATGACCTCTCGATCTACTTACTGTAGCTCAAATACCGATTTTTCGATGTTAcatacatgtattttttttctttttaagtaaCAAATAAAAACGtatattttccccctttttttttcgtttcttactaatttcttagattttttttttatctgtttggtttgatttttctgtttcaatcAAACCATTTGGTCCATTTGGTTTGTTACTAGTCTCCAAAAAAAGCAATCCGAGACCACCCGATAAGGATTTATTCAGTTTAGTCTGATTTAGTTGATTCCAATCAGTCCAACTACTTCGGTTAGATTTTGGCACCCCTAGGCATGGTTATGGAAAATGGAATGGAATGGTCAGAATTACTCGAATTAGAACGATATCAACCTTGAAGAAATTATAAGCTAGTAGAGGATGGAGTTTCTAGCTCAATGGCAGGCAGCTAGGCATTTGAGCCCTAGCATAAGTCCAAGGAAGGTCGTTCGTTTGACTCtcctccccatcttgaaaaaatagTAGTGGTACTACGTATAATATTACGTTAAACGTGGCTAGGgagaaaaagatcctctccaacatcaACGACCTTCCTACAACTCATTCAAGGGCTGGGAGGGCTAGGACACACATACCAATGTGCATCCCAACACCCCCAAATCTTGGATGCCTGTTGGAGAGGAGCTTGATCCCTAGTGAATCCCCCTAGTTGACCCCTCGTAAGTCCAAGGAAAGTCGCTTGTTTGACTCTCCTCTCCATCTTGAAAAAATAGTAGTGGTACTATTTATaatattaccatttttttttaataatattacgTTAAGCGTGGCTAGGGAGAAAAAGATCTTCTCCAACACCAATGACCTTCTAACAACTCATTCAAGGGTTGAGAGAGCTTGGACACATCCCAATGTGCATCCCAACACTCCCAGCCCTTGGATGTTCGTTGGAGAGGAGCTGAATCCCTAGTGAATCCCTCTTGGTGACCCCTCGTAAGTCCCTTATCTAGCCTTCTTGTGAGTCTCTATGTGGCCCTTTTTGTGGGCTTACCTAGCATAGTGGTCCTTCAACTAACACAAAGtatctacatatatatatatatatatatatacacacactagCAAAAACAAATGTGCATATGCACATTGacgaaacatttttttaaatgaggTTTTAGGTTCTATGTAAGATGGATTTCActttgattcaatttttttttttttcctttttctgtgtgtgtgtgtgtgtgtgagagagagagagagagagagagagagagagagagagagagagagagagagagggaagtgTGTGATCTAGATTAGGTTTTTGCTGAACTTGGTGAGTGGATTAGTTCTATTGGCAACCCCTGAAGATATCTAAACAAAATAAGATTTATAGAAAAGAATATTGAAACAGACATGGTGATAAGCCATACAGAGTAAAAAAGTTTCAATATCTTGATGTTAAGCTCATCATCAAGTCAAATATCAACAATTTTTGAAAAGAATAAGTTGCTAAAACTTacagagaaaaatcaaataaaatggaAGCAAAGAAGATAGAAGGTAGGGAATGTAGATGATACCAGAATATAATTGAAAGGAAACCACATGGACCCAAAATAGAGTGGTGGATTTCCGACAGATTCACAAAGAAATTCAATTGAAACAGTTCAAAAAGAATATATCAAGATATAGATTTGAATATAAGGgataggggtaggggtaggggtaggggtaggggtggtGGGAGGGGAAACTTTAGCTTACCTTAGTGTCAGCTAATGGAGGAGTTACAATAGCCTCCTTTGAAGTAGACCCTTCTATTGTTACATGTACAAATAATGGTATCATTTTTAAATGTCAGCTACTGAAGGTTGAAGCACAAATGACGGCATCATTGCCATGGAGATATCTACTTGCATAATTGGTAGTAGAGTTCCTTGATTGTTTACAATACTAACCAACTCGCTTTCCCATCCCAACTGTGTGTGTGGGTATGTGACAGAAAGACTCTGATTGAGTGAAGTCATGGTTAGCATGTAAGTGCCTAGAGATGGGTTTGTAAGCTTAGTATCAATAAAACATGAAATTTAACTTGTGGGTGTAAAAATGAATGCCTTTGTTTCCTTTGAATTAAGTTTGAGAAACTTGGTCTTTGCAGGAGTTTCATCTTTTATCACCAAATCTCCCACCACAATTAGGGATTGAGACATCCATCTCATGTTGTGTAGTTGTaatgtttggtttcttttgtgAGGTATGAGTAAGTAACTGTAATGGAAATCTAATCTTTCAATGTCAGTTGTGTCAATCACATTCACCTATTCTTTCAATATAAAAGTAAGCTAACTCATGGCTGTCGGATTATTATAATCCCTCAAAATTGATTCATAAAGAGGGAGAACAAGACAGAGGAAATAAACCAATTAGAAATATCTCTTATAAAACCAAAGGAAATGAGTATTCGTTGTAACTCATGCTCTCTTTGTAATTCTAGGGATCTGTAGTGGCTCAGTATGAGATCTTTCTTCGAAACACTACTATTTCAAATTCATAAAGAATGGTGACTTCTTTTAGATTGGTTCAAAACTTCAAACAGGCATAACAACACTTTTTAAGCTCCCATGGAACAGGGGAAGGTCTTAACAAGCATAGTAATAGGGGCTCTGATATAAATTTGAAACCAATTtgagataaaaaaatttatatttctggtaATTAAAACTGTATCAAAACGAACAGTCGATTAGaaatatcaaaaccaaaacttGATGTAATCTGATTCAGAATTGGTGGAAAAAAAAGTCAGTAATTTCATAAGAACCCAGATAGTTGTACCTCCCATGGTAATAACAGACAGGATTGAAGatcctagaaaataaaaaattgtttgagtaaaccaaaaaaaaaatacggaGGCGACTCATGTTCAGATACAACCTCAGCGTTTCGTTGAAGACTTGAATCAGACAGAAATATCAGAAACTCTAATTTATCAAAGACCCACATgataatttcaattttcaaaataaaaacttgTTGTTGAGGATCAAAATCCATGGCTACCTGGGTCATAAACAAGGCTtcgaatcaagaaaaaaaattcgatCAAATATCAAACCGTACTATTAagattgaatttcaaatagttACTACAATACTATTGCACACTAATAAGGAGAGGTTGTCAAACATATTAAAGAATTTTCACAGTATTTGATTTGAAGAAGGAAAGGCTTtgaatcaagaaaaaataaagtttacCATTCAAGAATCCAACAGTCCTTCAATTGTCATTCCGTCTCCATTATAGTATGAACTCTTGATGACTTGCACCTCGGCTGCTTTCCTTATTCCATTAATGAAGCAAAACCATTTTAATAACAATGTCACACCTTCCAATTTACTTAATTATACCATACAAGGTAATCCACGATTCTCTCCTTATCATGTTTCtcaattaaaatagaaataaccaattcccttctctttatttatttacttgtgCTATTCAGTTGATAGAGGTGAGGCCCATTCCTTCTTTATCTCAAActcaaagagaaggaaagtaAACTAAATAGAGAGTAGATAAATATTAAGAGTTTTTCTGGTTAAAGAAACTAAACACAACAAAGGAAATAGGAACGTGAGAATGAGAGGGATACCAgcaatttagaaaataaaaggaatgaaaaaaaaaaaggataatgaagaagaaagggtaaatttgtcaagtgaaagatttgcttTTGCTATTCATTCGATAGAGGAGAGCTTCATTCCtacttcatctcaaattcaaagaaaaaaggaaagtaaaataaatagaGAGTTGATAAATATTAAGAGTTTTTCTGGTTAAGGAAactaaacaaaaaacaaaggagATAAGAATGTGTGAATGAGAGGGGTACCAgcaatttaagaaaaataaaagaatagaagaaaaaatgataaagaaaaagaaagggcaaAATTATCAAGTAAAAGATTTGtcacttcgtgcttttatataataataatataatatatagtgTTGATCCCCATTGACGTAGATTCGTTAACAATGATGACAAGAGACAAAAGCAGTGAAACTCAATGATCTCTCGACCTTAGTCGAGAGGGATTAAAGAATAATCAATGTTAATGGATTAGCTAATTGTTGATGTGCATAATATTAGCTCGGCTAATGAACAATTTCCATATGGCAAGGAATGAAATCCAGCTCTTGATTGACCCAAAAGCCATGATGAACTGTTAGGAACTAACTCCCCACATCCTAACAGACTTGGGGTTCGACATGATATCAGTTTTAGATAAAGACAAACAATGTCATTAGCCTTTCTTACTTGGACTCAGATCATTTCTCACTTAATCTATAAATGGATGAATAGTATCTCAGGTACGGAGAATACTTCTTCACTCCCTAAGTCTACTATTTCGTTTCTAATCTTTCTAATGTTGTTTACTAGGAttttgacttaggcatcgaataATCTCCTGTTAGAGTCCACTCTGGccatctctctctatcttgTTTATCAATTCTCTGTGTGCAAGTGATCCCATTGGAATTCCAGTGCAACAATTATAATGATGGGTCAACCCCAACCCCCAAGTTATCTTGAATAATGCTTGCagcttttgagagagagagagagagagagagagaagttcctTATTGCTAATTCACGGATTGTTCATCTTATATTTTGCTCATGTGTAAaatttatcccaattaaattgcac includes the following:
- the LOC122073301 gene encoding ubiquitin-conjugating enzyme E2 1-like, with the protein product MASSSSSAQLRLMSDLKTIINEPPEGCSASPLSEDNLFVWSASIFGPDETPWEGGVFGLRLIFGDNYPGKPPRVRFTSEIFHPNVYRDGTLCMDIIQDAWSPCHNVSTILTSIQSLLTDPNPASPANPEAAQLYQHDRQAFNRRVRRCARRSIESS